GCTCCTTCGTCCGAGGGCATCGCTGCTCCCGAGCCTGACTGCAAATCACAACTGCAGGGAGCTGGGGAACTTCGTAGGCGTGGGAGAGCTGGGCTGACCAGGTGTTCTCCGCTTGCCCACCTCTCCTCCAACAGATATCCCGCGCGCCAATGCTCCTGCGGGGGCGACCTCCTTGACAAGCCTCTAGGGCGGGTTTAGGATGAAATGTTATTCAAGGTGGTCTAGCGCGGTGTCCGGGGGCCGTACCCTGCCTGGCGGAAAGCCCTCGGCGTAAAGGTGTCATTGTAGGTGGCCGCCCTACGCAGCGACAAGGTCTGGCTGATACGGTCTTTCCTGCGACCCGGCCTGGGGTTGAAGCGTTGGCTCCTGCTGTGCGTTTTGGGCGTTGGCTGCATCGGGCTGGGCATTGGTTTCGCTATCGCCACCCCCATCAGCCCGCGTCTGTTGGCCATTGGACAAACCCTTACCCTCAAGTTCCTCCCGCCCCTCTGGCGTGGGAGTGTGTTCATCGCTATCGGTTGTGTGTTGGTCACCATCGCCCTCGTGCGTATCTACCATATTGTCGAGGGTAAACTGCGCCGGCGGCGGGAGGGTGTCTCCCTCATTGAAGCCCTTCATACGGATGCCGTGTTGTCCCGCGGCCCGCGGGTGGTGGCTATCGGGGGGGGAACGGGTTTATCCACCCTCCTGCGGGGTCTGAAACAGTACACCGCCCATATCACGGCCATCGTTACTGTTGCCGACGATGGGGGAAGTTCGGGACGGCTCCGCGCCGAACTGGGCATCCCGCCCCCTGGGGATGCCCGCAACTGCTTGATCGCTCTTTCGGAAGCCGAGCCGGTGATGGAGCGCCTTATGGGCTACCGCTTCCAAAAGGGCGAGTCCTTGGCGGGACATAGCCTCGGCAATCTTCTTCTGGCAGCCCTTATCCAGATGGAGGGGAGCCTGGAGAAAGCGCTGGAATCGGCGTCATCTCTTCTGGCGGTGCGGGGGCGAGTAGTGCCGGTCTCGGAGCGCCCCGACCTGGTGCTGAAGGCAGAAACGGAAGATGGCGAGATCTTTACAGGGGAGTCCCATCTTGGACACACCGGCAAGCGTATCAAACGGGTGTGGCTTGAGCCTCGGGATGCCCCTCCCAGTCCCCTGGCCCTCCGGGCCATCGCCCAGGCCGACCTGATCGTCATAGGGCCGGGGAGCCTCTTCACTAGCCTTATCCCCAACTTCCTGGTGCAAGGTATCACCGACGCGGTGAACGCTGCCCGTGCACCGAAAGTGTTGGTGTGCAATGTGGCCACCCAGCCGGGTGAGACCGACGGTTTCAGCGTGGCAGACCATTTGCAGGTGTTTCAGGGGCACACAGGTGTGCAGGTTACGCATCTCCTGGTCAACGATAATGTGCGCCCCTTACCTCCCCAGTGGCACCAGGAGGCGGTGCGTCCCGAGAAGCCACCCGGTTTTTCGGGGGTGTATATAGAGGCTGACGTGGTGGATGAAGCACTGCGCACCCGCCACGACCCGCACAAGTTGGCCCGCTGTTTAATAGGCTTGGTGAGTGCTGACAAGCGGATAACCTCCGTTGCTGCTGTCCCCTCGGCAGTAGGCCCCCAGGCGTAGCAGAGGCGACGTCATAGCGGCGGCAGGGCTACCCCCGCGGTACACAAGCGCCTCCCCAGCGCCCCTGAGTTCTCGGCCAGCACTTCCCCTTGCTGGGCGGGAATGCGGGGCAGAAGGAGTGTGCTCCAACGCCACGCCACCTCCCGGTTCCATTAGCCCAGACAGGCGACGGCTTCCACCTCTATGAGCATCTCGGGGCGGAGGAGGCGTTGGACGACGGGCTGGGACAGAGCATACCCCCTATCGGGGAGGAACTGCCTGCGCACCTCTTCGAGGCGGTCCCGCTCCCTCACAGCAGGGGGTGTCACGTATTCTACCACTTTCACCACATCCTCTAAGGAGCCACCAGCCTCTTCCACCACCATAGCCACTTGGGTGTAACACTGCTCCGCTTGAATGGCCAGGTTGCCCACGCCTACCACCTCATGACGGTGGGGATGAACCGCTCCAAAACCCGATAGGAACAGCAAGTTGTTCACCAACACCCCAGGAACGAAGGTATACTCCCGATAGCGGTCCCAGCCGGGGTTGACCTCCTCCCGATGGCCCTTGACGGCCACCATGTCCACCTCCAGCAAGGCTTCGGGGCGCAGGAGGCGGTGCACAATAACTCCCGTGGAGGCGGGAAAGGCCTTGCCTAGCAATTGACGACGCACAGCGGCCGTCTGCCGATAGGTGGGAAGGGCGCTAGCGGTGAGGTAGTCCACCGTCTTGACCACTTGGGCAAAGGAGTAGCCCAACTCCTCCAAGTTTCTCTGATGTTTGACATAAATGAGGTTGGCCTGCTCTACCAGATCGCGTGGATAGGTTTCGGCACCCGAAGGATCGCGGCGATATCCCGTCGTGCC
The sequence above is drawn from the Dehalococcoidia bacterium genome and encodes:
- a CDS encoding YvcK family protein → MAALRSDKVWLIRSFLRPGLGLKRWLLLCVLGVGCIGLGIGFAIATPISPRLLAIGQTLTLKFLPPLWRGSVFIAIGCVLVTIALVRIYHIVEGKLRRRREGVSLIEALHTDAVLSRGPRVVAIGGGTGLSTLLRGLKQYTAHITAIVTVADDGGSSGRLRAELGIPPPGDARNCLIALSEAEPVMERLMGYRFQKGESLAGHSLGNLLLAALIQMEGSLEKALESASSLLAVRGRVVPVSERPDLVLKAETEDGEIFTGESHLGHTGKRIKRVWLEPRDAPPSPLALRAIAQADLIVIGPGSLFTSLIPNFLVQGITDAVNAARAPKVLVCNVATQPGETDGFSVADHLQVFQGHTGVQVTHLLVNDNVRPLPPQWHQEAVRPEKPPGFSGVYIEADVVDEALRTRHDPHKLARCLIGLVSADKRITSVAAVPSAVGPQA
- a CDS encoding Rid family hydrolase; amino-acid sequence: MAPKRTFPGVSAPGSRSALAVEKGGLVWVSALTVRPTPEGEPTPDLVTQTQDIFAQLDSVLRWAGASRRDVVKTVDYIVPAALADYRTTVEVRRAFWGDYFPAATGVVMEALPQRGALIAVEAIVALGPEERRETTCEDEPSRVLTFRAGVEKGGILWLSGTTGYRRDPSGAETYPRDLVEQANLIYVKHQRNLEELGYSFAQVVKTVDYLTASALPTYRQTAAVRRQLLGKAFPASTGVIVHRLLRPEALLEVDMVAVKGHREEVNPGWDRYREYTFVPGVLVNNLLFLSGFGAVHPHRHEVVGVGNLAIQAEQCYTQVAMVVEEAGGSLEDVVKVVEYVTPPAVRERDRLEEVRRQFLPDRGYALSQPVVQRLLRPEMLIEVEAVACLG